The nucleotide sequence CCGTGTGAGTAAAACAATTGAGCCTAAAAGTAATGCTGCTCCAAACCATTGCGCGGTTGACATCATATTGCCACGGATAAACCAATCCATGCCAACGGCTGACAATGGCCAGAATAATTCATAAAGCGTCACGTGGGATGCGGGCAAATGGTTGAGTCCGTAATAATAAAAGAAGAGGGCCAATGAGCCGGTACTCACAACAATAAGGATTATGTATTTCCAGTGGGAAAAATTCATATCACCGATTGCTTCATATTGCCCCATAGAAATAAGGGCCAGCATGGTAACGGCCCCAGTGATTGTGAGGCGCAGGGACGTGACGGTTGTGAAGGATAATCGTTTAAGGGCATGCTTCCCTAATACGGTTGAACTGCCCCAACTGAAAGCTGCTAGCAGCGCCAACAGGGCTGCGATGATTGTTTTATCATCCCACTCACTCATAGAACTTGTGCCAAAAGTAACCAGATATCCGCCCACAAGGGCCGTAACTGCTAAGATCAAAAACTTGGATGTGATTTTCTCTTTCAGGATGACACCAGCTAGAGCAATGGCAAATATCGGTTGAAATTTTTGCAGGAGGACAACTACTGAAAGATCAATATAATTCACATAACTCAAGGCTTTGGTGTAGAAGAATGTGCCCAAAACCCCACCGCAGATGCTAATCCACAACACAGATATCCATCCCCGCTGGGCTAATGATGTCACCTCTTTCCAACCACGAATTAAAAGGGGTAAAAATAGGATTGCGCCTATCACATGCTCTAAAGAAACAATTAGGAAAGCAGGAAGAGAAAATAGGTTTTGCCGGAGGAATCCGTCAAAGCTCCAAAGTATGGCGGCCAAAATTACAGCAAGTGCGGGGGAGTACTTTTTCATCCGGCGAAATTACATATTATATAGAGGAGATTGGAAACCGTTAAAACAGTTTCTTCTTGAAATTGTCCACGAGCTCTAAATCAATTTCCAAAATATTAATTGAAAGAATAAATATAACATTCTTATATATCTCCCAATTTAAGCCTGCCCCCCAAAAGTTGAAAAATCTGCAATATCGATACTGAAAGAACTAATGGCCACCTCCCACATCTTATCAACGGGCATATTAAATATAAAATTCGGATTCGTTTCCTGGACAAGCCAATCGCCATTTTCAATTTCACGCTCCAACTGTCCACTGGTCCATCCCGCATGACCGAGTAAAAGGCGGTTTAATTTTGGTCCCTTTTTTGCCAATATATCTTCTAGGGTTTTTTTATGGCTTGAAATAAAAAAATCCTTAGAAATCTTAATCGAGTCCTTAAAATTATATTCACCACTATGCAGAACTATACCTCTTTCGACCAAAACTGGTCCGCCAAAATATACTTGTTCCACAGAATTGAGAATCTCATTTGAATCATCATAAAATGTTTCGAATAATTGTTTCAAAGTCGGATCCTTGAATGGTTTATTGACGATTAACCCCATGGCACCGTCCTTATCGTGTTCGCACATAAACAGAACTGAACGGTTAAAATAGGGATCCTGCATGTGCGGCATGGAAATGAGGATGTGATTTATAATCGAATTCATACCAAACGTTATGGAATTGTACGGGATAATGCCATAAAAAATAATTTTAATTCAGCAAATCGTTTTTTGAACAGGGGCAAATAAAGTTGTAAATTTGAGGCCGTCCAAAATCCAAGTAAAATTAAGCATAAAATATTCATGACAAAGCCAGCCGATAAAATTATCATTAAAGGTGCTCGCCAGCACAACCTCAAAAATATTGATGTTGAAATTGGTCGCAATCAATTGGTTGTGATTACCGGACTTTCCGGCTCCGGAAAATCTTCTTTAGCTTTCGATACGATTTACGCTGAAGGCCAGCGGCGCTATGTAGAGTCCCTATCCTCTTATGCCCGCCAGTTTTTGGGACTCATGGAAAAACCGGATATGGATTATATTGAAGGACTATCCCCTGCTATTTCTATAGAGCAGAAAGCTACGGCACGGAATCCAAGATCAACGGTTGGAACTGTAACAGAAATTCACGATTACCTACGTCTCCTTTACGCCCATATTGGTAAGCCCCATTGTTGGATTTGCGACCGGCCAATCCAGCGCCAGACAGTACAGCAGATAGTGGATACCATCGTCAAATTTGGCGATGGGGCACGAATCTATATTTTAGCGCCGGTGGTCCGTGGGCGCAAAGGTCAGCATAAAGGTGTTTTTGAGGAAGTGCGAAAAGAAGGCTTCCTGCGCGTCCGCGTGGATGGCATCATTCACACCATTGATGAAAAACTGAAACTTGAGAAAAACAAAAAACATTCCATTGAAGTGGTGGTGGACCGTCTTGTTTTGGAAGGTGATTTTAAAGAACGCCTGACCGAATCTGTTGAACTGTCCTTGAAAATCGGCTCCGGCTTAACCGTTGTTCATGAATTGCCGAAAACGGATCATTTATTCAGCGAACATTTTGCATGTCCCCATTGTGAAGTTTCTATGGAAGAACTTTCGCCCCGGATGTTTTCCTTCAATTCACCTTATGGTGCTTGCCCACATTGTGATGGCCTTGGGTCTCATATGGAAATCGATCCGGAATTGGTAGTTCCAGATAAAACGAAATCTCTGATCCAGGGAGCTATTACCCCATTGGGGGAACAGCCTCGAGGTAATTGGTATGGCAGTATTTTAAAAAGTCTTTCACACCATTATAAATTCAATTTTACCACACCTTGGTGTAAACTAGATCGAGGTATCCGGGAAATGTTATTGAACGGTTCTGGTTCAACAAAATTAAAAATGGAATATTCTTCGGAGCGCTGGAGCGGTACTTATACCGGTGGTTGGGAAGGTACAATCCCGAACTTAATGCGGCGCTATAAACAGACCAAATCCAACCATATTCGTGATTGGATTGAGCAATTTATGAGGATGCGTCCCTGCCCAAAATGTAATGGTTCCCGGTTGAAAGAAGAATCACGGGCGGTGACGATTGGGAATATTAGTTTGGGCGAGTTGTCTGCTTATTCAATTAAAAATACAAAAGAAATATTTGGGTCACTTGAATTGGGAAAAACAGACGCTTTAATTGCCCACCAGATTCTAAAGGAAGTCCAAGAGCGTTTAAGTTTCTTAATTGATGTGGGGTTAGATTATTTGACCTTGGATCGTTCGGCTGCCACCCTTTCCGGCGGAGAAGCACAACGGATTCGATTGGCCACGCAAATCGGCAGTCAATTGGTGGGTGTCTTATACATTTTAGATGAACCATCCATCGGCCTCCACCCTCGTGATAATGGACGGCTTTTGAATTCATTAAAAAAATTAAGAGATTTGGGGAATTCTATAATCGTGGTTGAACATGATAAGGAAACCATGGAATCAGCAGACCAGCTTATTGATTTGGGTCCTGGGGCTGGAGAGCATGGTGGTGAAGTTATTTTTTCCGGTCCGCCACAGAAAATTTTGACCGCAAAAAAATCAGTTACAGGCCAATATCTTTCCGGGAAAAAAGCAATCCCTGTTCCCCAGGAAAGACGCAAAGGGAATGGGAAACAATTGACTGTTGTTGGCGCCACTGGGAATAATTTAAAAAATATTGAAGTATCTTTTCCTTTGGGAAAAATGATTGTTGTCACCGGTGTGAGCGGTTCCGGGAAAAGCACCCTTTTAAATGAAACTGTTTTTTCTGTCCTATCCAAAGAGCTTAATGGCGCCCGGGCATACCCCTTGCCTCATGAGTCTGTGAAAGGGTTGGAATATCTAGATAAAGTAATTGAAATAGATCAAAAGCCAATTGGCCGAACCCCTCGATCAAACCCGGCTACATATACCGGTGTATTTACCTTTATTCGTGATTTGTTTGCCCAACTCCCTGAATCAAAGATACGCGGCTATAAACCGGGGCGGTTTTCTTTTAATGTAAAAGGCGGCCGCTGTGAATCCTGCGAAGGTGACGGTATTATAAAAATTGAAATGAATTTTCTGCCTGATGTTTATGTCACTTGTGAAGTTTGCAAAGGAGCCCGTTATAATCGAGAGACGCTAGAAATAAAATATAAGGGTAAAAATATTGCTGATGTGCTTAGCCTCTCTGTTGAAGAAGCAACGGACTTCTTTAAAAACATCCCCCAAGTAATGAGAAAGCTCGTTACCTTGAATGATGTTGGCCTAGGATACATCCGCCTTGGGCAGCAGGCCACAACTTTATCCGGCGGTGAAGCACAGCGAATAAAATTGGCCACTGAATTATCCCGTGCATCTAAAGACAGAACATTTTACATCTTGGACGAACCGACTACAGGACTCCATTTTGAAGACGTCAATTTGTTGCTGGCCGTTCTCCAAAGATTGGTTGATAACGGGCATACTGTTGTTGTTATTGAACATAACTTGGATGTAATTAAATGTGCCGATTGGATTGTGGATCTGGGGCCTGAAGGCGGCGAAGAGGGGGGCAAACTTATTTTTTCCGGCACCCCGGAAGAATTGGCACGACATAAAGGTTCTTATACGGGATCCTTTTTGAAAAACACATTGAATGGGAAATTGAGTAAAGCATGAAATCACCACAAGAACTGAAACAATTTTATCCCCATTGGGAAGTAACCAAAGATTTAATTGACCAATGTATTGATATAATGCTGAATTTACGCCAAAGTGGCCATCCCGGTGGGTCGCGCTCTAAGGTACACGGCATGGTTACCACCCTTCTTTCCGGCGCCATGCGCTGGGATATCCGCGATGCAGGAAAGCGCTTCAGCGATCGTTATGTATTGGTGGCCGGCCATGCTAATCCCGTGGTGTATGCAACGTTAGCTGTATTGAATGAGGCGTTGCGAATTAAGTATCGTCAAACCGGCGATGCCAAATATCAGCATTTTAAAGGAGAAAATTTTCAATTGGTTTGGGAAGATTTACTGACACTCCGCAGAAATGGTGGGTTGCCTGGCCATGCAGAAATGGAAGGGAAAACGCTTTTTTTTAAATTTAACACAGGCCCTAGCGGCCATGGATCACCTGCGGCGGCAGGCGAAGCATTGGCGTTAAAATTGGCTAAAGTTTCTGAGGTGAAAGTTTTTGCTTTTGAAGGTGAAGGCGGATTCACCGCTGGCGCTTCTCATGAAACAATAAACTCTGCATGGGGATTGGGGTTGGGCAATTTGGTTTACTTTATGGATTGGAATGATTTCGGGATTGATGCTCGCCCTTTTAGTTCCATTATGTATGGTGGTCCTGAAGACTGGTTTGGTTCACATGGATGGCATGTTGAAGGGACTTTGAATGGTGAAAATTGGGGCGATT is from Candidatus Neomarinimicrobiota bacterium and encodes:
- a CDS encoding DMT family transporter, with the protein product MKKYSPALAVILAAILWSFDGFLRQNLFSLPAFLIVSLEHVIGAILFLPLLIRGWKEVTSLAQRGWISVLWISICGGVLGTFFYTKALSYVNYIDLSVVVLLQKFQPIFAIALAGVILKEKITSKFLILAVTALVGGYLVTFGTSSMSEWDDKTIIAALLALLAAFSWGSSTVLGKHALKRLSFTTVTSLRLTITGAVTMLALISMGQYEAIGDMNFSHWKYIILIVVSTGSLALFFYYYGLNHLPASHVTLYELFWPLSAVGMDWFIRGNMMSTAQWFGAALLLGSIVLLTREDSLGQTQPQ
- the uvrA gene encoding excinuclease ABC subunit UvrA, with product MTKPADKIIIKGARQHNLKNIDVEIGRNQLVVITGLSGSGKSSLAFDTIYAEGQRRYVESLSSYARQFLGLMEKPDMDYIEGLSPAISIEQKATARNPRSTVGTVTEIHDYLRLLYAHIGKPHCWICDRPIQRQTVQQIVDTIVKFGDGARIYILAPVVRGRKGQHKGVFEEVRKEGFLRVRVDGIIHTIDEKLKLEKNKKHSIEVVVDRLVLEGDFKERLTESVELSLKIGSGLTVVHELPKTDHLFSEHFACPHCEVSMEELSPRMFSFNSPYGACPHCDGLGSHMEIDPELVVPDKTKSLIQGAITPLGEQPRGNWYGSILKSLSHHYKFNFTTPWCKLDRGIREMLLNGSGSTKLKMEYSSERWSGTYTGGWEGTIPNLMRRYKQTKSNHIRDWIEQFMRMRPCPKCNGSRLKEESRAVTIGNISLGELSAYSIKNTKEIFGSLELGKTDALIAHQILKEVQERLSFLIDVGLDYLTLDRSAATLSGGEAQRIRLATQIGSQLVGVLYILDEPSIGLHPRDNGRLLNSLKKLRDLGNSIIVVEHDKETMESADQLIDLGPGAGEHGGEVIFSGPPQKILTAKKSVTGQYLSGKKAIPVPQERRKGNGKQLTVVGATGNNLKNIEVSFPLGKMIVVTGVSGSGKSTLLNETVFSVLSKELNGARAYPLPHESVKGLEYLDKVIEIDQKPIGRTPRSNPATYTGVFTFIRDLFAQLPESKIRGYKPGRFSFNVKGGRCESCEGDGIIKIEMNFLPDVYVTCEVCKGARYNRETLEIKYKGKNIADVLSLSVEEATDFFKNIPQVMRKLVTLNDVGLGYIRLGQQATTLSGGEAQRIKLATELSRASKDRTFYILDEPTTGLHFEDVNLLLAVLQRLVDNGHTVVVIEHNLDVIKCADWIVDLGPEGGEEGGKLIFSGTPEELARHKGSYTGSFLKNTLNGKLSKA
- a CDS encoding YqgE/AlgH family protein, which translates into the protein MNSIINHILISMPHMQDPYFNRSVLFMCEHDKDGAMGLIVNKPFKDPTLKQLFETFYDDSNEILNSVEQVYFGGPVLVERGIVLHSGEYNFKDSIKISKDFFISSHKKTLEDILAKKGPKLNRLLLGHAGWTSGQLEREIENGDWLVQETNPNFIFNMPVDKMWEVAISSFSIDIADFSTFGGQA